A section of the Halopiger aswanensis genome encodes:
- a CDS encoding ABC transporter permease translates to MTLRKRLSRTLERAADGDDAAGVGLTLLAAALAAVLVLPLVWLVFDAAALGSRALELAVAPQTLEVLVRSVALVAVVTGASILIGVPLALLTVQGSIPFPRFWTVLAALPLAVPSYLGAFAFVSAFGPNGEFADLLAPLGVESVPSIYGFAGAAFVLTLYTYPYVFLTTRASLLSLDGSLVEAARTLNAGRWEAFRRVTLPQILPGITAGALLVALYALADFGTPNIMRVEVFTQFIYARYNAFARDYAALLSLQLLTVTAIVLALESRIGVDESGAYESSGHRGTADLELGRWRYAALALPAAIALLAIALPIAIFGLWLVTGGPGYQVGRLTFDWEYGFNSAYVALLAAIASVLVALPIAIGSATSDSRLAALADRAPYVGYATPGIVLAIALLSFTLDVLPAIYKTVPLLVFAYVVRFMPQAIGSIRTSTLQVDRRLVEAARTLGRSRLNTFRSVTLPLILPGVVTGAALVFLTTMKELPATLMLRPLGFETLVTFIWRVEEAGLYGQAAVPALVLVVISGLSMAVMLAQEGR, encoded by the coding sequence ATGACCCTCCGGAAGCGGCTTTCGCGGACGCTCGAGCGGGCCGCCGACGGCGACGACGCCGCCGGCGTCGGCCTGACGCTGCTCGCCGCGGCTCTCGCCGCCGTCCTCGTACTCCCGCTCGTCTGGCTCGTCTTCGACGCCGCCGCGCTCGGGAGCCGCGCGCTCGAGCTCGCCGTGGCGCCCCAGACCCTCGAGGTGCTGGTTCGCAGCGTCGCGCTCGTGGCGGTCGTCACCGGTGCGAGCATCCTCATCGGCGTCCCGCTCGCGCTGTTGACGGTGCAGGGGTCGATCCCGTTTCCGCGCTTCTGGACCGTCCTCGCCGCGCTCCCGCTCGCGGTACCGAGCTATCTCGGGGCGTTCGCGTTCGTTTCGGCGTTCGGCCCGAACGGCGAGTTCGCCGACCTGCTGGCGCCGCTCGGCGTCGAGTCGGTGCCTTCGATCTACGGGTTCGCCGGCGCGGCGTTCGTACTGACGCTCTATACCTACCCCTACGTCTTCCTCACGACGCGGGCCTCGCTGCTCTCGCTCGACGGCTCGCTCGTCGAGGCCGCCCGAACGCTCAACGCCGGCCGCTGGGAGGCGTTCCGGCGGGTCACGCTGCCCCAGATCCTGCCCGGCATCACCGCCGGCGCCTTGCTCGTGGCGCTGTACGCGCTGGCCGACTTCGGGACGCCCAACATCATGCGCGTCGAGGTGTTCACGCAGTTCATCTACGCCCGGTACAACGCCTTCGCCCGCGACTACGCCGCCTTGCTGTCGCTCCAGTTGCTGACCGTGACGGCGATCGTCCTCGCCCTCGAGTCGCGCATCGGCGTCGACGAGTCCGGCGCCTACGAGAGCAGCGGCCACCGCGGCACCGCCGACCTCGAACTCGGTCGCTGGCGGTACGCGGCGCTGGCGTTGCCGGCGGCGATCGCTCTGTTGGCGATCGCCCTGCCGATCGCCATCTTCGGGCTGTGGCTGGTCACGGGCGGCCCCGGCTACCAGGTCGGTCGGCTCACCTTCGACTGGGAGTACGGCTTCAACTCGGCGTACGTCGCCCTGCTGGCCGCGATCGCGTCGGTACTGGTCGCCCTGCCGATCGCGATCGGCTCGGCGACGTCGGACTCGAGGCTGGCGGCGCTGGCCGATCGCGCGCCGTACGTCGGCTACGCGACGCCCGGGATCGTGCTGGCGATCGCGCTGTTGAGTTTCACCCTCGACGTGCTGCCGGCGATCTACAAGACCGTGCCGCTGCTGGTGTTCGCCTACGTCGTCCGCTTTATGCCCCAGGCGATCGGCTCGATTCGAACGTCGACCCTGCAGGTGGACCGGCGGCTCGTAGAAGCGGCGCGCACGCTCGGGCGCTCGCGACTGAACACGTTCCGCTCGGTGACGCTGCCCCTGATCCTTCCGGGAGTGGTGACCGGCGCCGCGCTCGTTTTCCTCACGACGATGAAGGAACTGCCCGCGACGCTGATGTTGCGCCCGCTCGGATTCGAAACGCTCGTCACCTTCATCTGGCGGGTCGAGGAGGCCGGCCTGTACGGGCAGGCTGCGGTGCCGGCGCTCGTACTGGTCGTCATCTCCGGCCTGTCGATGGCCGTCATGCTGGCACAGGAGGGGCGATGA
- a CDS encoding extracellular solute-binding protein → MEDDSEYDAVSRRKALQIGSALGAASMAGCLGMFGGDGGQNAEIPELSTFRGSGALAEGRPAPGGTSIEELPDLSGELSLYIGGGEGGIYYEFVNMLQEIYPDFEVYPNDDSSASLAQTIVEEVDSGAAQADVFWSIDASSLGFVADNDAYEPLSDEAVGSVANDQFVGDDNAWAGVAGRARAVPYNTEELSESDIPDTVQEFPGTDALQGTMGWAPTYGAFKSFVTAMRLIQGEDATRQWLVDMRDAGTERYGNEYAVSQNVANGSLAAGFANHYYAMRVKNQQPDAPIDLAFTEGDAGALVNVAGALKVQGTQRGDLVDNFVRHLLSAEAQEYFTTVSFAYPMIEGVDPVGGLPSIADLNPPEIDLAELSDLEPTLELMEDAGVSG, encoded by the coding sequence ATGGAAGACGACAGTGAATACGACGCGGTTTCGCGCCGAAAAGCGCTACAGATCGGATCTGCGCTCGGCGCGGCCTCGATGGCGGGATGTTTGGGAATGTTCGGCGGCGACGGCGGCCAGAACGCCGAGATTCCGGAACTCTCGACGTTCCGCGGCTCCGGAGCGCTGGCAGAGGGCCGCCCCGCCCCGGGCGGGACGTCGATCGAGGAGCTTCCCGACCTCTCCGGCGAACTCTCGCTCTACATCGGCGGCGGGGAGGGCGGCATCTACTACGAGTTCGTGAACATGCTCCAGGAGATCTACCCCGATTTCGAGGTCTATCCCAACGACGACAGCTCCGCGTCGCTGGCCCAGACGATCGTCGAGGAGGTCGACTCCGGCGCCGCACAGGCCGACGTGTTCTGGTCGATCGACGCCAGTTCGCTGGGGTTCGTCGCGGACAACGACGCCTACGAGCCGCTGTCGGACGAGGCAGTCGGATCGGTCGCCAACGACCAGTTCGTCGGCGACGACAACGCCTGGGCGGGCGTCGCCGGGCGCGCCCGTGCGGTCCCGTACAACACCGAGGAGTTGAGCGAGTCGGATATCCCCGATACCGTCCAGGAGTTCCCCGGAACCGACGCGCTGCAGGGAACGATGGGCTGGGCGCCGACCTACGGCGCGTTCAAGTCGTTCGTGACCGCCATGCGGTTGATCCAGGGCGAGGACGCGACGCGCCAGTGGCTGGTCGACATGCGCGACGCCGGCACCGAACGGTACGGCAACGAGTACGCCGTCTCGCAGAACGTCGCCAACGGATCGCTCGCGGCCGGGTTCGCCAACCACTACTACGCGATGCGCGTCAAGAACCAACAGCCCGACGCGCCGATCGATCTTGCCTTCACCGAAGGCGACGCCGGCGCGCTGGTCAACGTCGCCGGCGCGCTGAAGGTCCAGGGCACCCAACGGGGTGACCTCGTCGACAACTTCGTCCGCCACCTGCTGTCCGCGGAGGCCCAGGAGTACTTCACGACGGTCAGTTTCGCCTACCCGATGATCGAGGGCGTCGATCCCGTCGGCGGTCTCCCGTCGATCGCCGACCTGAATCCGCCGGAGATCGACCTCGCGGAACTGTCCGATCTCGAGCCGACCCTCGAGCTGATGGAGGACGCCGGCGTCTCGGGATGA
- a CDS encoding alpha-1 4-glucan-protein synthase — protein MSQDICVVVPTIREYECMRSYFENAREHGFDLSRLHVVLVTEDFCETDAMERMLEEEGVSGEVFDGSRREEWYAEHGIEEYGHVVPAASHAETSFGLLYMWANDEFEYGFFIDDDTLPHPEEDFFGTHMENLAFEGEIEAVSSDEQWVNVLYQNADEHGLYPRGYPYSAMGETVETDTTAIEGGEVVASQGLWTNVPDLDAVRILMDGDLEGQAQTRTTADDFGEDFVAARGNYLTVCSMNLAFRREVIPAFYQLPMDDNEWDVGRFDDIWSGVFLKRACDVLGKRIYNGAPLCEHNKAPRSTFDDLNNEVPGLELNEHLWRVIDDAGEDADSYADVFEAMARELVDGDWSDYNNGAFFNYVGEHMLDWLECLSALSTADNESVRIAANR, from the coding sequence ATGAGTCAGGACATCTGCGTCGTCGTGCCGACGATCCGGGAGTACGAGTGCATGCGATCGTACTTCGAGAACGCGCGCGAACACGGGTTCGACCTCTCGCGGCTCCACGTCGTGCTCGTCACCGAGGACTTCTGCGAGACCGACGCGATGGAACGGATGCTCGAGGAGGAGGGCGTCTCCGGCGAGGTCTTCGACGGCTCTCGGCGCGAGGAGTGGTACGCCGAACACGGAATCGAGGAGTACGGCCACGTCGTTCCGGCGGCCAGCCACGCCGAGACGAGCTTCGGCCTGCTGTACATGTGGGCCAACGACGAGTTCGAGTACGGCTTCTTCATCGACGACGACACCCTTCCACACCCCGAGGAGGACTTCTTCGGGACGCACATGGAGAACCTCGCGTTCGAGGGCGAGATCGAGGCAGTCTCCTCCGACGAGCAGTGGGTCAACGTCCTCTACCAGAACGCCGACGAGCACGGCCTCTACCCGCGGGGGTATCCCTACTCGGCGATGGGCGAGACCGTCGAGACGGACACGACCGCAATCGAAGGCGGAGAGGTCGTCGCCTCGCAGGGGCTGTGGACCAACGTGCCCGACCTCGACGCCGTCCGGATCCTGATGGACGGCGACCTCGAGGGGCAGGCTCAGACGCGTACGACGGCAGACGACTTCGGCGAGGACTTCGTCGCCGCGCGCGGCAACTACCTCACCGTCTGCTCGATGAACCTCGCCTTCCGCCGCGAGGTGATCCCCGCGTTCTACCAGCTTCCGATGGACGACAACGAGTGGGACGTCGGCCGCTTCGACGACATCTGGTCGGGCGTCTTCTTGAAGCGCGCCTGCGACGTGCTCGGCAAGCGCATCTACAACGGCGCGCCGCTCTGTGAACACAACAAGGCGCCGCGCAGCACCTTCGACGACCTCAACAACGAGGTCCCGGGGCTCGAGTTGAACGAGCACCTCTGGCGGGTCATCGACGACGCGGGCGAAGACGCCGACTCCTACGCCGACGTCTTCGAGGCGATGGCCCGCGAACTCGTCGACGGCGACTGGTCGGACTACAATAACGGGGCTTTCTTCAACTACGTCGGCGAACACATGCTCGACTGGCTCGAGTGTCTGTCGGCGCTGTCGACGGCCGATAACGAATCCGTTCGGATCGCTGCCAACCGTTAA
- a CDS encoding lysylphosphatidylglycerol synthase transmembrane domain-containing protein, with protein MHDGGDRGESQAPDERSIGVDGDGGIRAALTRRRLTLAGTLLVALGLVVAARQLDLEAVVADAASADPRLLALAVAVYAVSWPIRGRRYGDVLSATGHRAGTGLLTAAVFVSQTANLAIPARAGDATRAYVVNARANVPYTAGFAALAVERLFDLAAIAVLAGGATAWLAIGGGVGPLELAAETGGARVAFAGAAAVSTATVGVGLAVATSARSDYSARVAARLRALVAGSPRLEGALEAALRFAGDVGVVARRPRVLAAVAGTSLLVWTLDVLTAVVVLAALDSGLAVGPLLAVGTLAVSVGNLAKVLPLSQGGVGLYEAAFTALVVGLTPVGASTALAAAVVDHALKNGVTLVGGGAAVAGFGVSFADATDATAVDAATDDRSVSSEDRRTF; from the coding sequence ATGCACGACGGCGGCGACCGGGGGGAGTCGCAAGCGCCGGATGAGCGGTCGATAGGTGTCGACGGCGACGGCGGCATCCGAGCCGCGCTGACTCGCCGCCGGCTGACGCTCGCCGGCACGCTTCTCGTCGCTCTCGGGCTCGTCGTCGCGGCCCGGCAACTCGACCTCGAGGCGGTCGTCGCCGACGCCGCGAGCGCCGATCCGCGGCTGCTCGCCCTCGCGGTCGCCGTCTACGCCGTCTCGTGGCCGATTCGCGGGCGCCGGTACGGGGACGTCCTGAGCGCGACGGGCCACCGCGCCGGCACGGGACTGCTCACGGCGGCCGTCTTCGTCAGCCAGACGGCCAACCTCGCGATTCCGGCACGGGCGGGCGACGCGACTCGCGCGTACGTCGTCAACGCTCGAGCGAACGTCCCCTACACCGCGGGGTTCGCCGCGCTGGCCGTCGAGCGGCTCTTCGATCTGGCAGCGATCGCCGTGCTGGCCGGGGGTGCGACGGCGTGGCTCGCGATCGGCGGCGGCGTCGGCCCGCTCGAGCTCGCCGCCGAGACTGGCGGCGCACGGGTCGCGTTCGCCGGCGCGGCCGCGGTGAGTACGGCTACCGTCGGGGTCGGCCTCGCCGTCGCGACGAGCGCCCGCTCGGATTACAGCGCGCGAGTCGCCGCGCGGTTGCGGGCGCTCGTTGCCGGCTCGCCGCGGCTCGAGGGGGCGCTCGAGGCAGCGCTCCGCTTTGCGGGCGATGTCGGCGTCGTCGCGCGCCGCCCGCGGGTGCTGGCCGCCGTCGCCGGAACCAGCCTGCTCGTCTGGACGCTCGACGTGCTCACGGCCGTCGTCGTCCTCGCGGCGCTGGACAGCGGCCTCGCCGTCGGCCCGCTGCTGGCCGTCGGCACGCTCGCGGTCAGCGTCGGCAACCTCGCGAAGGTCCTGCCGCTCTCGCAGGGCGGCGTCGGCCTCTACGAGGCCGCCTTCACGGCGCTGGTCGTCGGCCTCACGCCGGTCGGCGCGAGCACGGCGCTTGCGGCCGCGGTCGTCGACCACGCGCTGAAAAACGGCGTCACGCTGGTCGGAGGCGGCGCGGCGGTCGCCGGATTCGGGGTGTCGTTCGCCGACGCGACGGACGCGACCGCCGTCGACGCGGCCACCGACGACCGCTCGGTCTCGAGCGAGGACCGACGGACTTTTTAG
- a CDS encoding NAD-dependent epimerase/dehydratase family protein — translation MTGVDGHVFVTGGAGFIGSHLTERLLADGADVTIVDDLSNGAAERVPDDAELVEADLTSISADALADHLETVDRVFHLAASKHVDTDRPHGQFEANTRMTRTLLEAMAEADVTDIAYTSSSTVYGEAPRPTPEDFAPLEPISAYGASKLADEGLLSARTHSHDLTVWNFRFANVVGPRLRGAVIPDFVEKLRADPDTLTILGNGRQEKSYLHVEDCLDAMLHVIEHADAAMNTYNLGTRTTTSVDRIAAIVADEMGVEPDFEYTGGERGWTGDVPKMRLSIEKLAALGWEPERSSDEAVRRATREILDEYNER, via the coding sequence ATGACCGGGGTAGACGGCCACGTCTTTGTCACGGGCGGCGCCGGGTTCATCGGCTCGCACCTCACGGAGCGGCTGCTCGCGGACGGCGCCGACGTAACGATCGTAGACGACCTCTCGAACGGCGCCGCCGAGCGCGTCCCCGACGACGCCGAACTCGTCGAGGCCGACTTGACGTCGATCTCGGCTGACGCGCTCGCGGACCACCTCGAGACCGTCGACCGCGTCTTCCACCTTGCGGCGTCGAAACACGTCGACACGGATCGCCCGCACGGCCAGTTCGAGGCCAACACGCGGATGACTCGCACGCTCCTCGAGGCGATGGCCGAGGCGGACGTCACGGATATCGCCTACACCTCCTCCTCGACGGTCTACGGCGAGGCGCCGCGGCCGACGCCCGAGGACTTCGCGCCGCTCGAGCCGATCAGCGCCTACGGCGCGAGCAAGTTAGCGGACGAGGGATTACTCTCTGCGCGCACGCACAGCCACGACCTGACGGTGTGGAACTTCCGCTTCGCCAACGTCGTCGGCCCGCGCCTGCGCGGCGCGGTGATTCCGGACTTCGTCGAGAAACTGCGGGCGGATCCCGACACGCTGACGATCCTCGGCAACGGCCGCCAGGAGAAGTCCTACCTCCACGTCGAGGACTGTCTGGACGCCATGCTGCACGTGATCGAGCACGCCGACGCCGCGATGAACACCTACAACCTCGGTACGCGCACGACCACGTCGGTCGACCGCATCGCGGCCATCGTCGCCGACGAGATGGGCGTAGAGCCCGACTTCGAGTACACCGGCGGCGAGCGCGGTTGGACCGGCGACGTGCCGAAGATGCGCCTCTCGATCGAGAAGCTCGCGGCGCTGGGCTGGGAGCCCGAACGCTCGAGCGACGAGGCGGTACGGCGAGCGACGCGGGAGATTCTCGACGAGTACAACGAGCGCTGA
- the thsB gene encoding thermosome subunit beta yields MQQGQPMIVMSEDSQRVKDKDAQDYNISAARAVAEAVRSTLGPKGMDKMLVDSMGSVTITNDGVTILQEMDIDNPTAEMIIEVAETQEDEAGDGTTTAVAIAGELLKNAEDLLEQDIHPTAIIKGFHMASEQAREEIDDIAQDVDTEDEDLLRSVAETSMTGKGTEVNKEYLAELIVEAVRQVTVEDENGDNVVDLEFLNIETQTGNSAGESDLLEGGIVDKDPVHDNMPTEATDANILLLNEPIEVEETDVDTEVSVTDPDQLQKFLDREEEQLREKVDQIAALGADVVFCQKGIDDLAQHYLAKEGILAVRRAKKSDLEFLQEVVGATVVSDLESATEDDLGFGDVTRDEEDELFYVTGEDAHGVTLLLRGSTDHVVDELERGVNDALDVVAQTVSDGRVLAGGGAIEVELASRLRNYADSVSGREQLAVEAFADSLELVPRVLAENAGLDSIDTLVDLRAAHEDGDIEAGLNVFTGDVEDTYEAGVVEPAHAKEQAVTSAAEAANLVLKIDDIISAGDLSTDKGGDEEGGAPGGAGGMGGMGGGMGGMM; encoded by the coding sequence ATGCAGCAGGGACAGCCGATGATCGTAATGAGCGAGGACTCCCAGCGCGTCAAGGACAAGGACGCGCAGGACTACAACATCAGCGCCGCCCGTGCGGTCGCCGAAGCCGTCCGCTCGACCCTCGGCCCGAAGGGGATGGACAAGATGCTCGTCGACTCGATGGGGTCGGTCACCATCACGAACGACGGCGTCACCATCCTCCAGGAGATGGACATCGACAACCCGACGGCCGAGATGATCATCGAGGTCGCCGAAACCCAGGAGGACGAGGCTGGCGACGGCACCACGACGGCCGTCGCGATCGCCGGCGAACTGCTGAAGAACGCCGAGGACCTCCTCGAGCAGGACATCCACCCGACGGCGATCATCAAGGGCTTCCACATGGCCTCCGAGCAGGCCCGCGAGGAGATCGACGACATCGCTCAGGACGTCGACACCGAAGACGAGGACCTCCTGCGCTCGGTCGCCGAGACCTCGATGACCGGCAAGGGCACCGAGGTCAACAAGGAGTACCTCGCCGAACTCATCGTCGAGGCCGTCCGCCAGGTCACCGTCGAGGACGAGAACGGCGACAACGTCGTCGACCTCGAGTTCCTCAACATCGAGACCCAGACCGGCAACAGCGCCGGCGAGTCCGACCTCCTCGAGGGCGGCATCGTGGACAAGGACCCGGTCCACGACAACATGCCCACCGAGGCCACGGACGCCAACATCCTGCTGCTGAACGAGCCCATCGAGGTCGAGGAGACCGACGTCGACACCGAAGTGTCGGTCACCGACCCCGACCAGCTCCAAAAGTTCCTCGACCGCGAGGAGGAGCAGCTCCGCGAGAAGGTCGACCAGATCGCCGCCCTCGGCGCCGACGTCGTCTTCTGCCAGAAGGGCATCGACGACCTGGCTCAGCACTACCTCGCCAAGGAAGGCATCCTCGCCGTCCGCCGCGCCAAGAAGTCCGACCTCGAGTTCCTGCAGGAGGTCGTCGGCGCGACGGTCGTCTCCGACCTCGAGAGCGCCACCGAGGACGATCTCGGCTTCGGTGACGTCACCCGCGACGAGGAGGACGAACTGTTCTACGTCACCGGCGAGGACGCCCACGGCGTCACGCTCCTGCTGCGCGGCTCGACCGACCACGTCGTCGACGAACTCGAGCGCGGCGTCAACGACGCGCTCGACGTCGTCGCCCAGACCGTCTCCGACGGCCGCGTCCTCGCGGGCGGCGGTGCCATCGAAGTCGAACTCGCCAGCCGCCTCCGCAACTACGCCGACTCCGTCTCCGGCCGCGAGCAGCTGGCCGTCGAGGCCTTCGCCGACTCGCTCGAGCTCGTCCCGCGCGTGCTCGCCGAGAACGCCGGTCTCGACTCCATCGACACGCTCGTCGACCTGCGTGCGGCCCACGAGGACGGCGACATCGAAGCCGGCCTGAACGTCTTCACGGGCGACGTCGAGGACACCTACGAGGCTGGCGTCGTCGAACCGGCCCACGCCAAGGAACAGGCCGTCACCTCCGCTGCCGAGGCCGCGAACCTGGTCCTCAAAATCGACGACATCATCTCCGCCGGCGACCTCTCGACCGACAAGGGCGGCGACGAAGAGGGCGGCGCCCCCGGCGGTGCCGGCGGCATGGGCGGCATGGGCGGCGGCATGGGCGGCATGATGTAA
- a CDS encoding metal ABC transporter permease, which produces MLGQFTLTLLGADTSSAVAAIQLLEILYGVFEWFLEDAYGTRMNRLGEYLGVRMLGYPYMQRAYLAAVCIAVIGPLVGTFLVHREISLIGDTLAHTAFAGVAVGLFLNATLSLSLSPLLTAFVTAVVTALLVELLIEHGGAYSDTSLAIVLTGGFALGSVLITATDGGIAVGIDAYLFGSLATVSRADVGILVAMSLFVGGLVTLAYRPLLYVTFDATGARAARLNVRLYKRLMVVLTALVVVSAMQIMGVILVAAMLVVPVATAALVARSFKRSVLLAILVAEFAAVAGVTVSYSYGIAAGGSIVLAAIAMYAAVLVGRSFPLERLRVQ; this is translated from the coding sequence ATGCTCGGCCAGTTCACCCTCACTCTCCTCGGCGCGGACACTTCGTCCGCCGTCGCCGCGATCCAACTCCTCGAGATCCTGTACGGGGTCTTCGAGTGGTTCCTCGAGGACGCGTACGGCACCAGAATGAACCGTCTCGGGGAGTATCTGGGCGTGCGGATGCTCGGCTACCCGTACATGCAGCGGGCCTACCTCGCCGCGGTCTGTATCGCCGTGATCGGGCCCCTCGTGGGGACCTTCCTCGTCCACCGCGAGATCTCGCTGATCGGCGACACGCTCGCCCACACCGCCTTCGCGGGCGTCGCCGTCGGCCTCTTTCTCAACGCGACGCTGTCGCTCTCGCTGTCCCCGCTGCTGACCGCGTTCGTGACGGCCGTCGTCACGGCCCTCCTCGTCGAACTCCTCATCGAGCACGGCGGCGCTTACAGCGACACCTCGCTGGCGATCGTCCTGACGGGCGGGTTCGCCCTCGGCAGCGTCCTCATCACGGCGACCGACGGCGGCATCGCCGTCGGCATCGACGCCTACCTCTTCGGGAGTCTGGCGACCGTCTCGCGGGCCGACGTCGGGATTTTGGTCGCGATGAGCCTCTTCGTCGGCGGCCTCGTCACGCTCGCCTACCGCCCGCTGCTGTACGTCACCTTCGACGCGACCGGTGCGCGGGCGGCGCGGCTCAACGTGCGCCTGTACAAGCGACTCATGGTCGTCCTGACGGCGCTCGTCGTAGTGAGCGCCATGCAGATCATGGGCGTCATCCTCGTCGCCGCGATGCTGGTCGTCCCCGTCGCCACCGCGGCGCTGGTCGCCCGGAGCTTCAAGCGGTCGGTCCTGCTCGCGATCCTCGTCGCCGAGTTCGCGGCCGTCGCCGGCGTCACCGTCTCCTACAGCTACGGGATCGCGGCCGGCGGGTCGATCGTCCTCGCCGCAATCGCGATGTACGCTGCCGTTCTCGTCGGTCGATCGTTTCCACTCGAGCGGTTGAGAGTACAGTAA
- a CDS encoding metal ABC transporter ATP-binding protein: MMSDHESTDGPVDEPAVSVEGVTFGYGEQPVLEDVSIDVEPGTFLGLVGPNGSGKSTLLELLLGLRRPDEGTVRLFGEPAHRFEAGERIGYVPQDVTTAARAMPMTVREVVAMGRYPHRLVGRFSRTDRRAVDEAMSRVGIADLASRRIGRLSGGQRQRVFIARALASEADLLALDEPTVGVDAESREAFYDLLGELNAEGMTVVLIEHDIGVVTTYATEIACLNRRLHFDGAPEEFVETDALAQAYGTDQHVVQHDH; the protein is encoded by the coding sequence ATGATGAGCGACCACGAATCGACCGACGGCCCGGTCGACGAACCCGCCGTTAGCGTCGAGGGCGTGACCTTCGGCTACGGCGAGCAGCCGGTCCTGGAGGACGTCTCGATCGACGTCGAACCGGGCACCTTCCTCGGCCTCGTCGGGCCGAACGGGAGCGGCAAGAGCACGCTGCTCGAGTTGCTGCTCGGCTTGCGTCGCCCGGACGAGGGGACGGTCAGACTGTTCGGCGAACCGGCACACCGATTCGAAGCCGGCGAGCGGATCGGGTACGTCCCGCAGGACGTGACGACCGCCGCTCGAGCGATGCCGATGACGGTCCGGGAAGTCGTCGCGATGGGCCGGTATCCACACCGGCTCGTCGGCCGCTTCTCGCGGACCGATCGACGCGCGGTCGACGAGGCGATGTCGCGAGTCGGTATCGCCGACCTCGCGTCGCGTCGCATCGGCCGCCTCTCGGGCGGCCAGCGCCAGCGCGTGTTCATCGCCCGCGCGCTCGCCTCGGAGGCGGATCTGCTCGCGCTCGACGAGCCGACGGTCGGCGTCGACGCGGAGTCCCGCGAGGCGTTCTACGATCTCCTCGGCGAGTTGAACGCCGAGGGCATGACGGTCGTTCTGATCGAGCACGACATCGGCGTCGTCACGACGTACGCGACGGAGATCGCCTGCCTCAACCGCCGGTTGCACTTCGACGGCGCACCGGAGGAGTTCGTCGAGACCGACGCCCTCGCGCAGGCGTACGGGACGGATCAACACGTCGTTCAGCACGACCACTGA
- a CDS encoding DUF7511 domain-containing protein, with the protein MSVNGAASNPDDHSDRDGTDGADAPEWNGSKTPGPDETPRSTLLSVVLESESTGRPTCTIYPPDVAAPYRTTTWITAHGDAFVSLEEWR; encoded by the coding sequence ATGAGTGTGAACGGCGCCGCGTCCAACCCCGACGACCACAGCGATCGCGACGGCACCGACGGTGCCGACGCTCCGGAGTGGAACGGCTCGAAAACGCCCGGCCCCGACGAGACGCCGCGCTCGACGCTGCTGTCGGTCGTCCTCGAGTCCGAGTCGACGGGCCGACCGACTTGCACCATCTACCCGCCGGACGTCGCCGCGCCGTACCGCACGACGACCTGGATAACCGCCCACGGCGACGCGTTCGTCTCCCTCGAGGAGTGGCGATGA